GGACCGCAATCTTGCGCGAAGCTCAAGAATATCCTCGCAATCCCTGGAGGGAGATCATTTCCAGTGGGCCCAACAGGCGCAGACTGGCCATTCTATGCAGCTTTGGACCCATGATCAACTTGTTTGGTAACTTCATCATATCGTAAGTCATACCGTTCTGGCAGCGGCTGATCCACCCATCTGACAATCACAGCTTCTACCTTACCAAGATCCTCAATCAAGCTGGCATTACCAACACGACTACCCAAACGCAGATCCAGGTCATCATCAACTGCTGGTCATTCGCTGTCGCTGTATTGGGTAGCTTCATGCTCGATATTCTCGGGCGCAGACTACAGACCTTCATCGGTGTTGGCGGCATGGTCGTTACCCTCTTGCTCATTGGTGGTCTTATCAAGCGTAGGTTCCAGTCTGTGTTTAGTCTGATGTTGCTTGCTAACCAGAAATCTTCAGGTTTCGGCGAAAGCACCAACAATTCCGCCATATATGGAACTATTGCCGTCATTTTCCTCTTCCAAGGCTTTTATGCTTTTTCGATCACGCCAATGACAAGCTTGTATCCAACCGAGGTCTCGCCATTCAAGCTACGTGCTACAGGTATTGCCATCTTCCGCATGCTTGACTCGAGTGCTGGGTATAACAGATCTATCCCTCGTGTCTAAGCCCTTACTAACAATGTTATTTAGTCTTCTTGCTTCCTTTGCCATGGCCTATGCAATGGCCGATCTGGGATGGAAATTCTACTTCATCAACGCTTCATGGGACTTCATATTTCTTATCATTGCTTATTTCACCTTCGTGGAAACCAAGGGCTTGGAGCTTGAAGAGATCAATGCGAAATTCGGAGACTCGACAGTGGTTGAGGCCGTGGCGGAAGACTCCGCATCGAATGACATGGGTAGTAAGGACGAGGGCTGGACAGTGAAGATGCAGTCCCAGTAACAGTAGCACAACTATTTATTCCGCCGGCTAGAATTGCTTCTATGACATACACGAATCACTCGAGAAATATTTAATTGGCTCTCTAATACCTCTTTTATGCCCCTATGGATGAGTGGAAAACATGACCTGGGCCTCTCGGCATATCCACCGGGATTTGAGTCGCTTCCCACCGGACTTCACAGCTCCTCCCACCGGGATGCAACGCAAACCCCTCAGGAGCATGATGACATTGTTTACTGACCTTCCCCATATAGATCGGATCTCCCTTCTCCGCACCTGTAGTTCCTGACATAGGACAAGCTTCATCTCGCATTCACCCTACATTGGCGCGGTAGTCTAAACTA
Above is a window of Fusarium oxysporum Fo47 chromosome XII, complete sequence DNA encoding:
- a CDS encoding general substrate transporter, with product MAFERKHVSRLVPADHKILMPLLLAVTIVNSATLGYDSSVMNGLLILPSYSEYFHLTTATEGLNNAANWMGSIFGAFLMGPIPDHFGRRRAIYIASIVTTIGIILQAAAQNIPMFVIARFLVGVGSAISNGAAPTLLGELLPPRRRARVLGLFFSCFYVGSLASAIINYGSQNIQSTWAWRLPSLLQFVPSLLAVMIVPFVPESPRWLISKDRNEEALEVLVIMQGKDKTDLQKGSEQLEEIRTAILREAQEYPRNPWREIISSGPNRRRLAILCSFGPMINLFGNFIISFYLTKILNQAGITNTTTQTQIQVIINCWSFAVAVLGSFMLDILGRRLQTFIGVGGMVVTLLLIGGLIKRFGESTNNSAIYGTIAVIFLFQGFYAFSITPMTSLYPTEVSPFKLRATGIAIFRMLDSSAGLLASFAMAYAMADLGWKFYFINASWDFIFLIIAYFTFVETKGLELEEINAKFGDSTVVEAVAEDSASNDMGSKDEGWTVKMQSQ